The genomic DNA CTTTATAGTATTTACAGCACATACAGAGACAGTAATCATCTTGACAAAAAGCAGAAACTACTACTGATGTTCTTCTAACTGTACCATGTTTAGTGATGACTTGTATTAAAACTGAACTACAAATGGAGCAGCAGATTGTGCACACGACCCTGCATTCGATAAAAATGACCCCTCTTTTTATAACGTGGAACACAAAGCAACTCATGTATGCACCACTTCTACTCATTGCTTGGATACAAACTGGCCGTGGATTTGGAGAAGTCACAGGCACTCAGGACAATCGCAGCTCATACAAAGTCTGACCCACtcatacatgcttttattttttggatagttttaaaacattaacatCGCTTTGGACAAAACAGGCACATTTTACAGTAATGCAAACAGAACATATAAAATAATAGGGCCAATTAGGTGTGCTCAGCTGCTTTTCTGAGCTGCAGTTATCACCACATATACAGAGCATTGGGTGCTCCCAGGCATGTGAAGATGTACTATTTCTTATGTTGTTAAAAACGATCTCAATATCCTGAACTAATGTATACAAACaggcaaaaaaacataacataccCAAGGagaaccagtgataatgttgcaagTGCTAATAAAGGTAAGAAAGGGGATTTGAAAACCTTGGTCAGCGCTTCTTTACATGATGTACACAGatcactgctgctgctgatgatgatgattagACATggatttttgtattgttgttaGGAGTGCCTTGAAGATGCCTGCTCAGCTGAGTGCACTGGTAGGAAAACAATCACAGAGAGCTCTCTTCTCCACTCTCAACAGAAGAGTGTCAGTCTGTGAACGAAAACAGCAAATTCAATCACAAGCTTTAAAATGTCTCACTATACAGCCCTGGTTATATATAGAATGCCTTATAGAGGTGCCCGAATCAACGCCATGAGAGGCCAGAGCTGGTGTGTCAATCTAACACAGCACACTATATGTGTTTGTATTAAGAACATATAGTTAAATAATCataattaaacagtatatatCATTTCAGTGTTAAataatttccatctgatacaagctatctaataaaaaatatattttcagatgactgtatcacatcaatatcaaggTCTACTGCATATGTTTATAATCTTGCCTGACTCTCAATATCCCGCAAATGAAACATTGTATATTACTTCCATTCATGTAACAGTCAAGTGAGGCTCGTGTCCCATGGTGCACTTGGATCTTACACTTTGTTAGTAGGGGTGTAGGCAGGGCAGAGGGagagtgtttgtattgttttgcaacgtggtagtgaaggctaattCCCAGTCTAGAAGTGTGTTGTtcttttgttcaaaccttttattttggccctcgtgccgtgttttgtttgttcctgtttttttgtgtttaataaacgtgCGCTTAAACTCTCTCAACTCAGAATAAACTGAGTAAGGTTGAATGAATGCACAATTCATGATTTGTAGGTAACCACATCGTCCTCTCAAACAAATGCCAAGGTGTTTTTGCAGCACACTCTGTCAAATGCTTTACAGATGAACCGAATCACAGGCTGCTATATTAGGCATCCGAGATTGTTTTTAGAGTAACAATTatttaagtgtttatttttttcaccctGCGCGTGCTGCTCCTACAGTATGACCCGTCTCTGGGTGATAAAACATGcgacaaagtaaataaatatttacccTTGAGTCAAGGTTAAACGCAGTCTTCTTCAAATCCTGCAACGCCCTCTGCATGAATTCAAACGCATGACAGTCCACACAGGGGCGACCTAAAGACAGACACCGTGTCGTAAGCATTTTGGGACCAACATGAAGAAAGGGGAGGAGACGAAATTAAATGAAACACTGTACATAGCTTTTTTGAGGGACAGGGAGAGTGTGATATTTTATacaatattattatcattattatcattgttaCAGTGTAAATCATATACAATTAATAAtgtaacaaatataaaatgtcatgtttatatatatatatatataatctcacacaCAAACTAATGGTATAACTAACTTAACAATACAAAGCTTCTTCAGTGTTTTACGGCAGGTCATGCTTAatgttaagatttaaaaaaaaaaaaaaaaaaaaaaaaaaaaaaaaatcctgtctgtACTTACTCTCAGCTGGAAGGATGGTCCCAGTTTCTTGATTAGCATCAATCGGCCTCACACAGATCAGTCCCAGGACAAAAATCATAAGCATCACAATGCACATGGACTGGGTAATACAAGTCACCGACatcattttttctgttttctttttcgcTCCAGGCCACTACTGCATTTAAAAATGGAGAAACGAGtaacaatgacaaaaaaaaaaaaacactacaaatcACGTCACGAGAAAGAAAATGTTACTCTAAGGTTATTATAAGAAATGCAATAATGAAATTTAACAATGCAATCAGAAACGACTGGCATAATATGATGATAAAAAAACGGTAATGCTATATTTCAAAAACTATAGCCAAACCTTACatttgcaaccccccccccccccgccccacatTGCAATATATTAGTCTTAAGTGTCTCTATGTTACCTTTACATAAAGAAAAGTGATATTATTTATGAACAATCCTCTTTCCCACAGAACAAAACACAGCTGGTCGCCGCCTTATAGGTCTCAGTCAATGAAATGTTATGACTGACATGAGCTGTATCGAATCATTGCGGTCCCCAGTGCTAGGCAGTGAGCAAGGAGAGCGGTAAATTGCCCTTCGTTGAACACCGTAGAATTACACCAGCAGACAAAGACAGGATATCTTCGAATGGGATGCCGTACTAACATACGGATCATTTCCAGTGTCAAGAATTGCAGCAGTACCAGGGTTGCCAACCTTGccgttttgtttttactgacatacagACTTACAgtggccctttttttttttttttttttttttttaactggcattttgtgtgtgtgtatatatttaaatcagaaacaatcaaatacattacagtacttacatttctttagatCTCATTTACTTCATATGGTCAaacatggacacatttgcagactggatccTTTGCTTAGTTGGtaagctggtgctgtttttaacagcagtctttATAGTCAGAATTCGAGCAAGATTGCCCGTAGACAGTTCTTACGTCTGTTGTTACAAGGTTCGTCTATGAAAAAACTGGTTCTAATACTGCAGTACTGTGTGTGGCAAAGCCACATATGTAGACGAGCGCAATTTTGTGCTAGCATTCATCAACCGCCAGATCCCGTCTAAGCGCCGAAGTCGACTTGgtacttaataaattcaatttcTTGGCTATCCAGCATATTGCCAAGAACAATCTGGGAAAAGCATTGCAAACTGGACTGTGTCTCCCGAGCTCgctgtgctttggctacttggGTGTatttattaccccccccccccccccatgttatAAGTTAATTTGAGTTCAGTGACTTATTGTGTGGCTTGTCCTTATTATAAATTTCAGTTTAAGAGGAATTGTGAAGCTGTCCACTCTGAGCTCCTGACATCTTTACACTAGCCTAACTCTACACTAGCATGCTGAACACAAAGTACAAACCCACCCCCCTTCCTGTATGCACTGTATGTGATTGAGCTTGGTCACTACTGTAATATATtgcaatattattaatattatttatttcttagcagacgcccttattatttttattatttatttcttagcagacgcccttatccagggcgacttacaattgttacaagatatcacattatacattatttcacattatacagatatcacattaattttacatacaattacccatttatacagttgggtttttactggagcaatctaggtaaagtaccttgctcaagggtacaacagcagtgtcccccactggggattgaacccacaaccctccggtcaagagtccagagccctaaccatatccagggcgacttacagtcgtaaacaaaaatacatttcaagaatcacagtacaatattatttgtttatttagcagacgcctttatccaaggcgacttgcagagactagggtgtgtgaactatgcatcagctgcagagtcacttacaactacgtctcacccgaaagacagagcacaaggaggttaagtgacttgctcaggatcacacaatgagtcagtggctgagaggagatttgaacgggggaccttctggttacaagaccttttcgttaaccactggaccacacagccccctgcagAGACTTCATACCAATTCTGGTATTGGTTAACCTCAATTAAATCAGTTATTGGGACTGGCATTACCATATTTTACTAGAATGGCATTGGCGTTGCCAAAGTTTTTAGTTAACGCAAGCCTTTTTGTGAGGTACTTCAAATcaatcgccaatggtttttaccacgggtttctctccaatttggaatattatttttgtatcccggttcaccactgcatccacccggcgactcgggaaacggaggctgaaacactcGTCCTCCAAAACATGTTcttgccaatccatcattttttgcATACATATCCGCTTCCAGGATGTAGGTCAGGTGTTACATGTAATTAACCATACCGTTTAATATCCTTTTTACGGTACTAACATTTGCTAACAAATAATAGAGccattgctgctgttgttgttaatTATTATCATTGGAATGAAACAATGTTGTCttcttattattaaaataaaaactaaataatatattgcagcaatctcggttaacgcaggcaggtgcaCCACACTGAGCAACTCAATACACACACAGGCGGAGAAAGAGCGCGATCTTCCCGGTGCCTCTCGCATTAAAGCATAGAGCTGATAACGCTGTACAGAGCTGGCTCCTCTGCAAGCCGCGTATATCGTATCAgacttatgtctttgtgtgtgattacgtcacctaccagccctgctgctgccttcccccgtgtacgctacaatatattttacaattaaaaatattaacaaaaaccACTACCTCTGTAAGAAATGAGCTTTGTAGTTTTAAACTTCTCAAATAGCAGCACCGTAAAATTGTTCTCGTTTAGGCCCACAAAAGCCATTACCTTGCAGTACAGAAGCGTTGAGGCGCATGGGGGTCCTGActggtgttgtgtgttttcttagGTAGCCTTTTAAAATGCCAGAAcactgtgtgcttttttttttgcaagatggCGTCGATGAGGGAGAGCGATACCGGCCTGTGGCTCCACAACAAGCTGGGCTCTACAGACGAGCTGTGGGCTCCTTCCAGCATCGCCTCTCTTCTCACGGTCAACGTCATTGACAACATCCGCCTGTGTTTCTCGAGCTTGTCGCCCCCGGTGAAGCTCAAGCTGCTGCTGGGGATGCTGCATCTCCCGAGGCGGACTGTGGATGAGGTGGGTCTCTGTGAATTACGGTGCTGTGGTGCACGTAAATAAACGCCAGGGCTACACACTGCACGAATACTGGGCGGGAAGTGTGTAAACACAGCCAAATGCGTGCAATTCACTTAAAGAATAAATATTGTATAGTGCGATAAGGAATTAGCATCTAACACATACAATGACGAATAGATAGGTTTCGTTTTATTTAGTGTGTACCACTACCATAGCAGTATTGACTGGCTCCTATTAGTTTACCACAACAGTTTGTTCCTGGGGTTCTTTTTTGAATAAGCAAACAAACAGGtgcaacagttattttaataaaatacgcGTAACTATAAGTGTGTCGTTTTGTAAATCGAGGTTTTCTTGCAGTTGCACTTACCCGTGCAATCAGTTGTGTGTAACTGTACTATTCGACACCTGTGTCTGTACCGACCGACGCACTGTACAGTTCAGTTTACCGCCTCCGGGAAGGTTGTGTAAATACTGCTGTATTGTGATCTGTTAATTAATCTGCATCGGGGTCTTTACCGTTGCAACAAGGGCAAAGTAAAAAAACTAATCAAATGTTATtaatatagcgtctttcatacaAAAagcatctcaaagcactgtacaaagcaaaaaaaatcacaataaaatacatttgtatcagGATCCCAAGGCGTGTCACACACAGCTGCCAACAATTagaccattcaattaaaaacaatctaataaagaacatgtttaaaacagtgatttaaaaagtgattttaattatttttttaaaaaacagtttgtaTCAATAAAACAAGaggccctttcacactggcatgctttaCCTGGTTTAGAACCTACCCGAATCAGGACCTTGTGTCAAGCGGGTcaggtacgcgatttcacactgcttttgataaagcagggttgacctgggtgacagacgcaagtacacaatacgcatatcaatgccccggaagcagcttgttacagacgcttccatccaagcttctctggattgaactgtcggcccaaatgttgttTACAGCacatgtttctacatccctgcagcaatctggctcatgctgtgtctcaatcaacagaaatatggctaaacagaacaaacacaaacagaaatcTTCTTTCCGGAAGTAAAACCTTCACGCAGgagtttgttattgcgtcggttCACGAACTGACGTCACTGATTTTGtctgctcaacccgggtcaaagcatttTGACCCACATCATGAGGTGGGTCTCTGGGACCTGGGTCTACCCGAGtacaacccaggtacgtggtttcacactacatgggattgtgacgtataggagtgccagtgtgaaaggggcttaggaGTGTAGGTTAGGAGTATACAGATTAAAAAATTCCTGTAAggaactgggtgctaatccatttagggtcttataagttaaaagcaaaatcttaaaatcaattcaaaactgcacagggagccagtgtgaagaggccaaaacaggggtaatatgttcccCTTCTCtggttttagtcaaaattctAGTGGCAGTGTTCTGAATCAGCTGTAAGCGAGACACCACACATTTTGGgttaccagaaaaaagtgcattataataatcaattctagatgaaacagaGGCATGCATTTGTGTTTCAGCATTAGATATAGAAATAGGTCTAAGTTTAgctgtatttctcaaatggtaaaggATGCGTTGGTAACTTTCCTAATATGAGTCTTGAATGTTAGATCAGGGTCAAAGATGACCACAAATTTTTCATTTCTGGTTTTAGTTCTGATGAGAGACTGCTAAAGCCTAACTCAAGTAATGCCACATTTTTTGTTGGTTCTGAGAGCCCACTGGCATAATCTCTGCTTTATGAGAATTCAACAATAAAATGTTTTGAGACCTCCAACACTTGATGTGTGCAAGGCAAGCAGCTAATAACACCTCAGTATTTCATGACAGGTCTAGCTGAATATCATCAGCGTAACAATGGAAGTTCACCccatgtctgcggataatgtcacctaaaggtaacatatataatgaaaataataaaggaCCCAAAATAGAGCCCTGTGTAACGCTGCAGACAACTTCAGACAATGCTGATTtcacctccccaatagagacaaactgaaacctatccgAAAGATAAGACCTGAACCAAGATAGGACACCTCCTGACAATCCCATTGAGCTTTCAAGACGATACAATAAAATGCAGTGGTCTatagtatcaaaagcagcactttgATCCAGGAGAATTAAAATGGGTGGAAAGCTTATCAGAGCTTATCAAGAGATCATTTACTACATTAACAAGGCTGTCTCGGTgctgtgcagcactgaatccagacTGACATTTTTCATATACACTATTAATAGCTAGAAATAATTGATTTGCAAGAACTCTTTCTAGAACCTGATCTAAAAATGGCAGATTGGAGAATGGCTTGTAGTTATTAAGGACTTTGGGGTCCATATTATTGTTCTTGAGCAgtggctttaccacagctaccttaagtgctaagggaactataccggaggaaactgatctatttataatttttaaaatgtgagtaTTGAAAAAACCTATTGTCTGATTTCTGATGTCTagaatttttatttgaaaataatttaacATAAGAGGAGCCAATGTTAAGGGTGGGAGTATTGGGGAGGATTTACTCATTTATCAAGggaagcaaaaataaatctaggattgtttttattggtttcgattaaattagaataatatgatgatctagccaacgccagagcTTTCCTATATTTTACCTGAAGGCTTTTACATGCAaagtaatgaacatgcagttatATTCCTTCCATCTCTGTTCCAATTTACGACCCTCGTATTTCAATAACAGTAAAGAAGATTCTGATCGTGTTCATGTCTCGAATTTTAGTTTATCAGGGCATTTAAAATTATTAGTTATGAGCCGCTTCTCATTTtcagttgtgattactcacaagtttttctccctttttgtgaaacctggtattgcttggcaattagaaaaatacaggggtctgattagaactgaacctaataacgaaacgctgctgctgtggtaaacaggaaggcttgccccGAGCTGAGCTGATCAGGGTGTCCTTATTGGTTGCGGGGCGTGCAGGGAGCCTACACCTGCTTAACGCAGCAGCGCCAGTTTGAGGCTACTGCATCACGGCCATAGCTACACAGGTATGAGGCGCCATTTCGGACAAAAGTCTGTCACATACGAGTGACGGGTCAGGTTTCTGTGCAGATGGAATCCGGCTATGCTGCGTAGGAGGGGTCGGCTTTACGAATGGTCATGAAGGAAAACAGTGATATCGTGATGAACAAGAAAAATGGCTATGCAGTTATTCATAATATTGCTGTCGTGTGCCATCTGTCCTGTTATAGTCAGTATAGAGGATCCGAATGTAGATTTTTTGTTTAGAACAGGTTCAACAGGTGTTACATATAAATGATTTTAATGCATTTGACCATCTACATCGTCTACTCGAAGAGCATGCAAGCATTCTGTCAACTTCAGCATCTGTCCTGGACAGTTATGAAGTAAGACAAATGCCTTTCATAGAGTAAATGTACTGGTTGTctaaaaaatgtactgtttatttatttatttatttatttatttatttatttatttatttatttattattattattattgttattattattattgttagacatttagcaggtgcctttatccaaagcgacttagttTGTCAAACAGTAAAATAAAGTACCATAAAGACACTTGCAGTGTAACAACCTCAACATCACTATAACAAATTTAGCCACACACAATAGTGAACACTAAAAAGTACAGCGTAAATAAGTTAATATGTATTTGATCCTGATCCATGTGACTGTTGTCTTTAAGACTTTCATTACTTTTGAtttataagtaataataataataatttaataatacatGTAACGCCTGTTGAACCTGTTCTAAAAAGTTGTCCATCTCCAAAAAATATACATTCAGATCCTCTATTGGCTGTAACAGAACAGATGGCACACGACAGCAATATTATGAATAAATGCATAGccatttttcttgtttgtttatggcgaTAGCATTATTTTCCTTCGTGACCATTCGTAAAGCCGACCCCTCCTTCGCAGCATAGCCTGATTCCCTCTGCGTGGCATAGCCTGATTCCCTCTGCGCAGCATAACCTGATTCCCTCTGCGCAGCATAACCTGATTCTCTCTGCGCGGCATAGCCCGATTCCCTCTGCGCGGCATAGCCCGATTCCCTCTGCGCGGCATAGCCCGATTCCCTCTGCGCGGCATAGCCCGATTCCCTCTGCGCGGCATAGCCCGATTCCCTCTGCGCGGCATAGCCCGATTCCCTCTGCGCGGCATAGCCCGATTCCCTCTGCGCGGCATAGCCCGATTCCCTCTGCGCGGCATAGCCCGATTCCCTCTGCTCCATATGTGACAAACTTTTGTCCGAAATGGCACCGGCAAAGCACAGCCTGATTCTCTCTGCGCAGAAACCTGACCCTTCACTTGCCATATGTGACAGACTTTTGTCCGAAACGGCACCTCATACACAGGGgggcgctgagcgaaagcttactttctttacatcgaggaggagagcatctgctctgcaggataactactacggaacccttcaactgccagtcacgttgctgtttgtgtactcaggcaGTCGCATCTTTTGTTGGTGAATTTAATACACGCATCAGTACTGTACtagaatttaagacacaggccttttttttttaaagataaatttGGTTAAAAAAATGCTTCTTATATTCAAAggaatactatttatttatttatttatttatttatttatttatttatttatttatttatttgagaaggGTAAACTGCTGTTTACCAAAAAGAagcaaaagaaaaaggtaatgtaagtacacaatgtgaataattgatcaaAAAATCTATtctatcaggacgtttcggaccgcaagtccttcttcagctggatggaaaaagcagtgctgtaaacaagctgctataaacaagttgtctttcaaaagaaaattTCCGGAGGATGATGGCATGATGACATCAGAATAGAATGttaattccaagaggttccaaagtgccaaatttgaaaatgaatttgcGTTATTTTTGCTGCCTGGCTGCATTTGTCCCATAGCAGTGATTTGTCCCACAAATTGCAGCGTGGTCATTTGTGATGAAATGTCTGGCAACAGGAGATGTGGAGGTGTTCATTCTTATACTTCGTAGATGTTCCACAAAGCGATCAGCTAAACGTCGTTCTGTTTCTCCGATGTACAGTTTGTTACACTTCACGCAACCAACAcagtatactattcctttactggtGCAAGTAAGTCACGTGAATAGTAAATGAAGATTTttgcccctttttatatatttattatacctCCAGTTTCTTATTTTCCTCAATATTTTGTCCTAGCCAGGTATCCCCACAATTGGATAAGGTGTTGCCTGAATATTAGCCTTGTAAGTATTCAGTTTTGATGAGTTGTGATGAAgtattatactgaaaaataatcTTCTTATCTGACTGTAATCTAAAgttgaaaaaaagttgaaaaaccaCTGCTGCCCATTTTTGTTCCTGTCTCTTCCTACAATCTAATCGGGGATTGCAGGTTTACCTTTGGTCATCTTTTACCCCTATACTCACTATTAGCATTACACTCTTAACCTAGCATCTCATTTCAGATGAAGGAGGCGTTGTCTGAAATCATCCAGCTTGCCACCTTGGACACGGAGCCCTGGGTGCTGATGGTGGCTGATATTCTGAAGTCCTTCCCAGAGACAGGCTCTCTCAATCTGGATCTAGAGGAGCAGAACCCCAATGTGCAGGACATCCTGGGAGAGCTCCGAGAGAAAGGCAAGAGCTCAGTACATCACCGTACAACGTTGATCTTGGAATCACAATCAGGGTTGAgctcaattcctgtttttcaattccagtcccattttaaaatcaattgccACAATATC from Acipenser ruthenus chromosome 2, fAciRut3.2 maternal haplotype, whole genome shotgun sequence includes the following:
- the nicol1 gene encoding neuropeptide-like protein C4orf48 homolog, which codes for MMSVTCITQSMCIVMLMIFVLGLICVRPIDANQETGTILPAESRPCVDCHAFEFMQRALQDLKKTAFNLDSRTDTLLLRVEKRALCDCFPTSALS